One region of Limibacillus sp. genomic DNA includes:
- a CDS encoding ribonuclease HII, whose product MPDDLKERGFWERGLTPVAGIDEVGRGPLAGPVIAAAVIFEPDCLPPEQLALIGDSKKLTAARRQTLSQILLKSLPVGLGRAEPEEIDEINILQASLLAMTRAVEALPRQPRALLVDGNRLPRALPCEALAVVKGDSLCLSIACASIVAKVARDREMERLSQEHPGYGWERNAGYGTAEHLEALKRLGATPLHRRSFRPVRESLNISY is encoded by the coding sequence ATGCCGGACGACCTCAAGGAACGCGGCTTCTGGGAGCGGGGCCTCACCCCCGTCGCCGGGATCGACGAAGTCGGGCGGGGTCCGCTCGCCGGGCCGGTGATCGCCGCCGCGGTGATCTTCGAGCCCGACTGCCTGCCGCCCGAGCAGTTGGCGCTCATCGGCGATTCCAAGAAGCTGACCGCGGCGCGCCGCCAAACCCTCTCTCAGATTCTGCTCAAGTCCTTGCCCGTCGGCCTTGGCCGCGCGGAGCCGGAGGAGATCGACGAGATCAACATCCTCCAGGCGAGCCTTCTGGCCATGACCCGCGCGGTTGAGGCCCTGCCGCGCCAGCCCCGCGCGCTGCTGGTGGATGGCAACCGTTTGCCCCGGGCCCTGCCTTGCGAGGCGCTGGCCGTGGTCAAGGGTGACAGCCTCTGCCTCTCCATCGCCTGCGCTTCCATCGTCGCCAAGGTGGCGCGGGACAGGGAGATGGAGCGGCTTTCCCAAGAGCACCCCGGCTACGGCTGGGAACGCAACGCCGGCTACGGCACGGCGGAGCATCTGGAGGCCCTGAAACGCCTGGGAGCCACCCCCCTGCACCGCCGATCTTTTAGACCTGTACGTGAGAGTCTTAATATAAGTTACTGA